The following coding sequences lie in one Actinomyces capricornis genomic window:
- a CDS encoding FMN-dependent dehydrogenase produces MPSYRSILTVTALRPGRDPRDVETAARSAVKATTVLESFDVGIVAGRPRVTVRFTGVDDAEAREVHERVLAAVRQDATVPQAVLARVSGGRSVPVPTVP; encoded by the coding sequence ATGCCCTCCTACCGCTCGATCCTCACCGTGACGGCCCTGCGCCCCGGTCGCGACCCGCGCGATGTCGAGACCGCGGCCCGCAGTGCCGTTAAGGCCACCACCGTCCTGGAGTCCTTCGACGTCGGCATCGTGGCCGGGCGGCCGCGCGTCACCGTCCGCTTCACCGGCGTCGATGATGCCGAGGCGCGCGAGGTCCACGAGCGCGTCCTGGCCGCGGTGCGCCAGGACGCCACCGTCCCGCAGGCCGTCCTGGCCCGGGTCAGCGGCGGGCGCAGCGTGCCGGTGCCCACCGTCCCGTAG